One stretch of Diorhabda carinulata isolate Delta chromosome 5, icDioCari1.1, whole genome shotgun sequence DNA includes these proteins:
- the LOC130894384 gene encoding synaptic vesicle glycoprotein 2B-like isoform X1, translating to MPGRTKVHSFSKLEPVVIRDAEPADFERAVCASGYGKFNIILYCISTAAGWSSVFETTAMSYVFPAAECDLQLTLNHKGLLNAVTYAGMISSAFIWGFLCDTLGRKKLLTIGLLLDGLFLMMAALSQNFQLLMIAKFLGGFIINGPFAALTAYLSEFHCAKQRARVQMILGAIFSLGNLILPLLALIILPFNIKLKLGSLEFHSWNIYLMVSSLPAIASGVAFIFLPESPKFLMTIGDNKKALQVFKKVYHVNTGYPEETYPIKYLVDEVNNFDINLTPNDVTTIKTNKQMLKEGFHQIKPIFLPPHVTKIVLVFLLQFMIMMGLNTLRLWLPQIYQAMNDYQYYNNKSATLCETLEIFQPKTEIFNTTVSTCQINSNNTEVYTNSMIVATTSIIGYITAGTLINSLGKKTLLGILGFISGSMAMMLYFSENVASTIAFSAMFVTFGSIGINVILAVVVDLTPTSLRIGMCTTVFLRRICDDWLCFLGILPSKYGYESIAIRNLYLNKINLNQKFYMVIISNITYWLICKSL from the exons atgcCCGGAAGAACCAAGGTCCACTCATTTTCGAAACTAGAGCCAGTTGTCATACGCG ATGCAGAACCGGCAGATTTTGAAAGAGCCGTTTGTGCTTCTGGCTATGGAAAATTCAACATAATTTTATACTGCATCTCCACGGCGGCGGGATGGTCATCTGTTTTCGAAACAACTGCCATGTCATACGTCTTCCCAGCAGCAGAATGCGACCTCCAGCTCACACTTAATCACAAGGGACTATTGAACGCCGTTACATATGCAG GAATGATATCGAGTGCTTTTATTTGGGGCTTCTTGTGTGACACATTAGGAAGAAAAAAACTTCTAACCATCGGTTTATTGCTCGATGGTTTGTTTTTAATGATGGCAGCACTTTCCCAAAACTTCCAACTACTAATGATCGCTAAATTTCTAGGCGGATTTAT TATCAACGGACCATTCGCAGCTTTGACGGCGTATCTATCGGAATTCCACTGTGCCAAACAACGAGCTAGAGTTCAGATGATTTTGGGAGCAATATTCAGCTTGGGAAATTTAATTTTACCTTTACTAGCGTTAATAATATTACCgttcaatattaaattgaaattgggGAGTTTAG aatttcattCTTGGAATATTTATCTAATGGTGAGTTCTCTGCCGGCTATTGCCAGTGGCGTGGCTTTTATTTTCTTGCCGGAGAGTCCGAAATTTTTGATGACAATAGGTGATAACAAAAAAGCGTTGcaagttttcaaaaaagtttatcACGTCAATACAGGATATCCGGAAGAAACTTACCCA ATTAAATATTTGGTTGACGAAGTGaataatttcgatataaatCTTACCCCTAACGACGTTACAacaataaaaaccaataaaCAAATGTTAAAAGAAGGATTCCATCAAATTAAACCGATATTTCTACCACCACATGTCACTAAAATCGTATTAGTATTTTTACTACAATTTATGATTATGATGGG TTTAAACACTTTGAGGTTATGGTTACCCCAAATTTACCAAGCCATGAACGATTATCAGTATTATAACAACAAAAGTGCCACATTATGCGaaactttggaaatatttcaaccaaagactgaaatttttaatacaacaGTATCGACATGTCAAATA aaCTCTAATAATACCGAAGTGTACACGAATTCTATGATAGTGGCTACTACGAGTATAATTGGTTACATAACCGCAGGAACTTTGATTAATTCTCTAGGAAAGAAGACATTACTAG GTATTTTAGGGTTTATTTCCGGTTCTATGGCGATGAtgttatatttttctgaaaacgtAGCTTCCACCATAGCATTTTCTGCGATGTTCGTAACTTTCGGTAGTATTGgaataaatgttattttggCTGTTGTTGTAGATCTTACTCCTACGTCATTACG AATCGGGATGTGCACCACCGTTTTTCTCCGTCGGATCTGTGATGATTG GCTGTGCTTTCTTGGCATACTTCCTTCCAAATACGGATATGAAAGCATTGCTAtaagaaatttgtatttaaataagataaatttgaatcaaaaattctatatggttataatttcaaacataACTTATTGGTTAATTTGCAAATCTCTATAA
- the LOC130894384 gene encoding synaptic vesicle glycoprotein 2B-like isoform X2 encodes MPGRTKVHSFSKLEPVVIRDAEPADFERAVCASGYGKFNIILYCISTAAGWSSVFETTAMSYVFPAAECDLQLTLNHKGLLNAVTYAGMISSAFIWGFLCDTLGRKKLLTIGLLLDGLFLMMAALSQNFQLLMIAKFLGGFIINGPFAALTAYLSEFHCAKQRARVQMILGAIFSLGNLILPLLALIILPFNIKLKLGSLEFHSWNIYLMVSSLPAIASGVAFIFLPESPKFLMTIGDNKKALQVFKKVYHVNTGYPEETYPIKYLVDEVNNFDINLTPNDVTTIKTNKQMLKEGFHQIKPIFLPPHVTKIVLVFLLQFMIMMGLNTLRLWLPQIYQAMNDYQYYNNKSATLCETLEIFQPKTEIFNTTVSTCQINSNNTEVYTNSMIVATTSIIGYITAGTLINSLGKKTLLGILGFISGSMAMMLYFSENVASTIAFSAMFVTFGSIGINVILAVVVDLTPTSLRAMAVSLTMMFGRFGAAIGNLIFPYLLESGCAPPFFSVGSVMIGCAFLAYFLPNTDMKALL; translated from the exons atgcCCGGAAGAACCAAGGTCCACTCATTTTCGAAACTAGAGCCAGTTGTCATACGCG ATGCAGAACCGGCAGATTTTGAAAGAGCCGTTTGTGCTTCTGGCTATGGAAAATTCAACATAATTTTATACTGCATCTCCACGGCGGCGGGATGGTCATCTGTTTTCGAAACAACTGCCATGTCATACGTCTTCCCAGCAGCAGAATGCGACCTCCAGCTCACACTTAATCACAAGGGACTATTGAACGCCGTTACATATGCAG GAATGATATCGAGTGCTTTTATTTGGGGCTTCTTGTGTGACACATTAGGAAGAAAAAAACTTCTAACCATCGGTTTATTGCTCGATGGTTTGTTTTTAATGATGGCAGCACTTTCCCAAAACTTCCAACTACTAATGATCGCTAAATTTCTAGGCGGATTTAT TATCAACGGACCATTCGCAGCTTTGACGGCGTATCTATCGGAATTCCACTGTGCCAAACAACGAGCTAGAGTTCAGATGATTTTGGGAGCAATATTCAGCTTGGGAAATTTAATTTTACCTTTACTAGCGTTAATAATATTACCgttcaatattaaattgaaattgggGAGTTTAG aatttcattCTTGGAATATTTATCTAATGGTGAGTTCTCTGCCGGCTATTGCCAGTGGCGTGGCTTTTATTTTCTTGCCGGAGAGTCCGAAATTTTTGATGACAATAGGTGATAACAAAAAAGCGTTGcaagttttcaaaaaagtttatcACGTCAATACAGGATATCCGGAAGAAACTTACCCA ATTAAATATTTGGTTGACGAAGTGaataatttcgatataaatCTTACCCCTAACGACGTTACAacaataaaaaccaataaaCAAATGTTAAAAGAAGGATTCCATCAAATTAAACCGATATTTCTACCACCACATGTCACTAAAATCGTATTAGTATTTTTACTACAATTTATGATTATGATGGG TTTAAACACTTTGAGGTTATGGTTACCCCAAATTTACCAAGCCATGAACGATTATCAGTATTATAACAACAAAAGTGCCACATTATGCGaaactttggaaatatttcaaccaaagactgaaatttttaatacaacaGTATCGACATGTCAAATA aaCTCTAATAATACCGAAGTGTACACGAATTCTATGATAGTGGCTACTACGAGTATAATTGGTTACATAACCGCAGGAACTTTGATTAATTCTCTAGGAAAGAAGACATTACTAG GTATTTTAGGGTTTATTTCCGGTTCTATGGCGATGAtgttatatttttctgaaaacgtAGCTTCCACCATAGCATTTTCTGCGATGTTCGTAACTTTCGGTAGTATTGgaataaatgttattttggCTGTTGTTGTAGATCTTACTCCTACGTCATTACG TGCCATGGCAGTTTCTCTAACGATGATGTTTGGCAGATTTGGTGCCGCCATTGGGAATTTGATTTTTCCTTACCTTTTAGAATCGGGATGTGCACCACCGTTTTTCTCCGTCGGATCTGTGATGATTG GCTGTGCTTTCTTGGCATACTTCCTTCCAAATACGGATATGAAAGCATTGCTAtaa
- the LOC130894386 gene encoding probable mitochondrial glutathione transporter SLC25A40 isoform X2, which produces MSTNDSTQDLEVPIDYDDRAHRITPLQQAAASCTGAIITSLFVTPLDVVKIRLQAQQKISPGQTKCFLYCNGLMDHFCSCSPDDPNSRWLQRPSHFNGTIDAFIKISRNEGILSLWSGLSPTLVLALPATIVYFVVYEQLKNHFKDKYREKIKNVNVYQIQTPLWIPLVSGGAARIISVSLVSPLELFRTKMQSQKLSYLELNQALKTLVKQDGLIGLWRGIFPTLYRDVPFSAIYWMNYETIKSIMGVTDSKPSFWVSFCAGAFAGTVAASVTTPFDVVKTHQQIEFGETNLYNAGDKTKKNRSTIDVIRQIKAKHGVKGLFTGLAPRLIKVAPACAIMISTFEYGKVFFNKLGHQHDEGSDVTHTPSYVSSDER; this is translated from the exons ATGTCTACAAATGATTCTACGCAAGATTTAGAAGTGCCGATAGATTACGATGATCGTGCACATAGAATAACTCCTTTACAGCAAGCCGCTGCCTCATGTACAGGAGCAATTATTACATCATTATTTG TTACACCATTAGATGTGGTTAAAATCCGGTTGCAAgctcaacaaaaaatatcaccAGGCCAGACGAAATGCTTTTTGTACTGTAACGGATTAATGGATCACTTTTGTAGCTGCAGTCCTGATGACCCCAATAGTAGATGGTTGCAGCGACCTAGTCATTTCAACGGCACAATT gatgcttttattaaaattagtcgaaatgAAGGAATTTTATCGTTATGGAGTGGCCTCAGTCCAACTTTAGTATTAGCTTTGCCGGCAACTATAGTTTATTTTGTAGTATACGAACAATTAAAGAATcattttaaagataaatatagagaaaaaattaaaaacgttaACGTCTATCAAATTCAAACGCCATTATGGATACCTTTAGTTTCTGGAGGTGCGGCTAGGATAATATCCGTATCTCTAGTTAGCCCATTGGAATTATTCCGTACTAAAATGCAGTCTCAGAAACTGAGCTATTTAG AATTGAATCAGGCTTTAAAAACCCTAGTGAAACAAGATGGATTGATTGGTTTGTGGAGAGGAATATTTCCAACTTTATATAGGGATGTTCCATTTTCTGCTATTTATTGGATGAATTACGAaacaattaaatcaattatGGGTGTTACGGACAGTAAACCTTCATTTTGGGTCAGTTTTTGTGCTGGTGCTTTTGCCGGTACG GTTGCAGCATCTGTAACTACCCCTTTCGATGTCGTTAAAACACATCAACAAATTGAATTTGGTGAAACAAATTTGTACAACG ctggtgataaaacaaaaaagaatcgTTCAACCATCGACGTTATACGTCAGATAAAGGCCAAACATGGCGTCAAAGGACTTTTCACGGGATTAGCACCGAGACTTATAAAAGTAGCACCTGCTTGTGCCATAATGATATCGACATTCGAATAcggaaaagtttttttcaataaattaggTCACCAACATGATGAAGGGTCAGATGTTACACATACACCCAGTTATGTTTCTAGTGACGAAAGGTAA
- the LOC130894386 gene encoding probable mitochondrial glutathione transporter SLC25A40 isoform X1 has translation MSTNDSTQDLEVPIDYDDRAHRITPLQQAAASCTGAIITSLFVTPLDVVKIRLQAQQKISPGQTKCFLYCNGLMDHFCSCSPDDPNSRWLQRPSHFNGTIDAFIKISRNEGILSLWSGLSPTLVLALPATIVYFVVYEQLKNHFKDKYREKIKNVNVYQIQTPLWIPLVSGGAARIISVSLVSPLELFRTKMQSQKLSYLELNQALKTLVKQDGLIGLWRGIFPTLYRDVPFSAIYWMNYETIKSIMGVTDSKPSFWVSFCAGAFAGTVAASVTTPFDVVKTHQQIEFGETNLYNAGDKTKKNRSTIDVIRQIKAKHGVKGLFTGLAPRLIKVAPACAIMISTFEYGKVFFNKLGHQHDEGSDVTHTPSYVSSDERKSVSS, from the exons ATGTCTACAAATGATTCTACGCAAGATTTAGAAGTGCCGATAGATTACGATGATCGTGCACATAGAATAACTCCTTTACAGCAAGCCGCTGCCTCATGTACAGGAGCAATTATTACATCATTATTTG TTACACCATTAGATGTGGTTAAAATCCGGTTGCAAgctcaacaaaaaatatcaccAGGCCAGACGAAATGCTTTTTGTACTGTAACGGATTAATGGATCACTTTTGTAGCTGCAGTCCTGATGACCCCAATAGTAGATGGTTGCAGCGACCTAGTCATTTCAACGGCACAATT gatgcttttattaaaattagtcgaaatgAAGGAATTTTATCGTTATGGAGTGGCCTCAGTCCAACTTTAGTATTAGCTTTGCCGGCAACTATAGTTTATTTTGTAGTATACGAACAATTAAAGAATcattttaaagataaatatagagaaaaaattaaaaacgttaACGTCTATCAAATTCAAACGCCATTATGGATACCTTTAGTTTCTGGAGGTGCGGCTAGGATAATATCCGTATCTCTAGTTAGCCCATTGGAATTATTCCGTACTAAAATGCAGTCTCAGAAACTGAGCTATTTAG AATTGAATCAGGCTTTAAAAACCCTAGTGAAACAAGATGGATTGATTGGTTTGTGGAGAGGAATATTTCCAACTTTATATAGGGATGTTCCATTTTCTGCTATTTATTGGATGAATTACGAaacaattaaatcaattatGGGTGTTACGGACAGTAAACCTTCATTTTGGGTCAGTTTTTGTGCTGGTGCTTTTGCCGGTACG GTTGCAGCATCTGTAACTACCCCTTTCGATGTCGTTAAAACACATCAACAAATTGAATTTGGTGAAACAAATTTGTACAACG ctggtgataaaacaaaaaagaatcgTTCAACCATCGACGTTATACGTCAGATAAAGGCCAAACATGGCGTCAAAGGACTTTTCACGGGATTAGCACCGAGACTTATAAAAGTAGCACCTGCTTGTGCCATAATGATATCGACATTCGAATAcggaaaagtttttttcaataaattaggTCACCAACATGATGAAGGGTCAGATGTTACACATACACCCAGTTATGTTTCTAGTGACGAAAG AAAATCAGTTTCATCGTGA
- the LOC130894390 gene encoding glutathione S-transferase D7-like: protein MSNHAIDIYFFTMSPPSRSVLLLMKTLGLRTNIKTINILNGEQFKPEFIKVNPLHTIPTINDDGFVLSESNAILKYLVDQYGKDDKLFPKDNKKGAIVNQMLNFGSSTLLPRFAATHFALMMGGTVDEQDKEKLKEAFDYLNNFLKESKWLAGENMTVADIAIHSILGNIVAAGIYDLQNYPNLWQWFERTKNALSQFGYEEIMQAGSDAFGHVFKTKVNA, encoded by the exons ATGTCAAATCATgctattgatatttatttcttcactaTGAGTCCCCCTTCGAGGAGCGTTTTATTACTAATGAAAACCTTGGGACTTAGaaccaatataaaaactataaatatactAAACGGAGAGCAATTTAAGCCAGAATTTATAAAG gTAAATCCCTTACATACCATCCCAACTATTAATGACGACGGATTTGTCTTGAGCGAAag taacgcgattttgaaatatttagttgATCAGTACGGAAAAGATGACAAGTTGTTTCCGAAGGATAACAAAAAAGGAGCAATCGTAAATCAAATGTTGAATTTTGGGTCGTCTACGCTGTTACCTAGATTCGCTGCAACGCAC ttcgCTCTTATGATGGGTGGAACAGTAGATGAACaggataaagaaaaattgaaggaGGCTTtcgattatttaaataatttcttaaaagaATCTAAATGGTTGGCAGGAGAAAATATGACAGTTGCCGATATCGCTATTCATAGTATTTTAGGCAACATTGTG GCTGCTGGTATTTACGATTTGCAAAACTACCCCAATTTATGGCAATGGTTTGAAAGGACAAAAAATGCTCTTTCTCAATTCGGTTACGAGGAAATTATGCAAGCAGGTTCTGATGCTTTCGGACATGTGTTTAAAACTAAAGTAAACGCTTAG